The sequence atgatgtagataaatgtgtatatagtaaaatttctggaaatgaatatgttattatatgcctttatgttgatgacatgcttattttttggaactaatattaaattagttaatataactaagaaattcttgtcatctaagtttgacatgaaagacttaggagaggctagtgtaatcttgggtattgaagtaaccaggaaaaatgatgttattatattatctcaatctcattacattgagaagatattgagaaagtttaaccattttgactgtttacctgtcagtactccttatgattatagtgtgactctcatgaagaatacagaaaatagtgtgtctcaattggagtatttcagaataattggtagccttatgtatctaacaaactgcactagaccagacatagcttttgcagtaggaaggctaagtagatatacacataaccctggaaaagagcattggaatgctttgtctaggattttgagatacctaaaaggcagtatagcctatggtttacattataatggttttcctgctgtattagaaggatacagtgatgctaactggattagtgattcagatgagacaaaatccacgagtggatatgtcttcactttaggtggaggagcagtctcttggaagtctactaagcagacatgtatcgctcggtctattatggaatccgagtttattgccttaaaaaggccagaagccgagtggcttagaaatctcttagctgatatactattgtggccaaagcctgtatcggccgtatctattcattgtgactgtcaagcagttATAGCAAAatcaaagagtaaaatatataatagaaAGAGCAAGCATATTAGActtagacacaacatagtgaaacatatattgcgtgatggagtcatatctattgactttttaaggtcagaaaagaatctagcaaaTCCTCTGAGCAAAAGACTATCTAAAaagttagtcaatgatacatcgaagggaatggggctaagcctaatatatgagctgtcaGTATCGGCAacacaacctatacaagtggagatcccatgagataggttcaatgggtaaacaacaagacacgaggtagacgattgcactgagttgtatgaacCCCTTCTAtagtgtacagtgcgagcaacaATGCAGAAAGATGAgttttttgaactcttaatgaatccatatccATATGTTTGGTGATGTATACAATTGCTGCATATACTTAATGGAATTatcctatatgggtgtggaggtggaagCCGTTTCCTATAAGAATCTATGTGAATGTTCTAGAGCACTCATAAAATTCAAGTAATGGTATATGACCGAAAagtaccgaaccgcagaatcacttgcagaggaagagttgtgtgagtggcatgtacttgcgatctacattaaaaggattcaggttcaagactatggtgtcacctgattcctgtagacctgtcttgcttactctaatgtcggttcaagtctatggtgacaccggcaccattgcacaactattacgctttaatccgaaagggtttattttaaaacatgtgggggattgttgtattttgttttaaaataatattaaaatttgaattttcaaattttcggtgttttccctccacatttgaaaagctttggtacttttgtgttgtgggttttgtcccacatcggatttgaaaaggtaaactatcttgtttataagatagtctttttgcctagggcttgagcccctttcagggggcatgtgaatttggtcctgtgggggggctatgccaatagctctaatctatgccattgaccacacacgcgcgcgcgcgccgagccgagccgagccgtgccgtgccgagccgagccgagtccgagtccgagtccgtgtccgtgcgcatgcgcgacgcgacgggacgggactggctgggctgggctgggcgtgggtgcgggtgcgggtgcgggtgcggtgtgtgtatgggtactcgcaggactgtatgtgcgggagtgtactcgcacttgcgccttttcgttttaaaccagagagatgcgtcccttccggttggtcgcacctgttgggtttaaacccaacggacctaaccttttgtaaagggtgcttatgcaccacttcggagtctatataaagactaccgattccagttttaacatacgaaattattatctctcttacaaaactctctctgatacaattttaagaattttactgagttcatcgctgagtcaactcagcactttcggattaaactgcaagtggttcgagcccgtgtacagtgagtgcaccgctgggaccgggtcatagtcgttgtatcctggaggtcgattgctctggaaacctgttgcacttgggacgctgtccaaggggagcaaattcgatttcaagccgagtgactcagtcacgcctcgactcaattcaataagttcttctttctcaaaatttattttccttttttttggttctcgatttttaatagtctatttaattcaaccaaatattccaacaacccCAACCACGCACGACTCATCTTCAGCTCTGTCCAAGAACCCAACATTTTCTTGTGGAATTCTATGATCCGTGGCTTTGTATCCAATGACTGTTTCCTTGAGGCGGTTGAATTCTATAGTCTCATGCGTCAGCACGGCCTGCTCCCCAACAACTTCACTTTCCCTTTTGTACTCAAGGCTTGCGCAAGGATTCCGGATTTTCGATTAGGGGTGAAGATTCATACCCTTGTTTTGAAAGCAGGTTTTGAATGGGATGTCTTCGTTAAGACAAGTTTGGTTTCTTTGTACGCTAAATGTTGTCATTTGTGTGATGCCCACAAGCTGTTCGATGAAATTCCTTTCAGAAATGTCGTTTCTTGGACCGCGATTATCTGTGGGTATATGGAGGATGGGAGGTTTTGGGAGGCTGTGGATATGTTTAGGCGGATGTTGGAGATGGATTTGAGGCCAGATAGTTTTACTCTGGTTCGGGTATTGTCTTCATGTTCTCAGTTGGGGGATCTAAAGAATGGGGAGTGGATACATGCATATATTGTGGAAAAGGGCATGGAGAGGAATGTCTTTGTGGGTACTGCCCTTGTGGATATGTATGCTAAGTGCGGTAGCATGGAGAAAGCACGGTCTGTTTTCAGTCGGATGGAAGAGAGAGATGTGGTTTCATGGAGCACGATGATCAGTGgttattcatcaaatgggcttcCTAAAGAGGcattagatctcttcttccaaatGCAGGACAAACATGTGAGACCGGATTGTTTTACCATGGTTGCTGTTCTTTCTGCTTGCGCCAGGTTAGGTGCTCTAGACTTAGGCAATTGGGCTAGCAGTTTaatcaataaaaatgagtttatgtCGAACCCGGTCTTGGGTACTGCATTGATTGATATGTATGCTAAATGCGGATTCATGGCTCGGGCTTGGGCAGTCTTTAAAGGGATGAAGCAAAGAGACCTTGTTGTTTGGAATGCGGTGATCAATGGGCTTGGCATGAGTGGTCATGGGAAAATTACATTTGGACTGTTTAATCAGATACAGAAGTTGGGGATTCAACCTGATGGGAACACTTTCATTGGTCTTCTTTGTGGCTGTACTCATGCTGGTCTAGTCGAAGATGGCCGTCGGTATTTTGAGAGCATGAGTCGTGTATATACACTAACTCCTAGGATCGAGCATTATGGATGTATGGTTGATCTTCTTGGCCGTGCGGGCTTATTAGATGAGGCTCATCAGTTGATCAAAGGCATGCCAGTGGAGGCTAATGCTGTCGTCTGGGGAGCTCTCTTGGGTGGCTGCAGGATATACCGTGACACCCATTTGGCTGAACATGTATTGAAGCAGCTCATTGAGTTAGAGCCTATGAATGCTGGGAATTACGTACTCTTATCGAATATATATGCTGCAAATGGTCAGTGGGATGACGCGGCAAACCTTAGGCTGGTCATGAATAGGAAAAACATCCGAAAGACACCAGGATGTAGCTGGATTGAGCTGAATGGTACTGTTCATGAGTTTCTCGTGGGAGACCAGTCCCATCCGCTGTCGGAGAAGATCTATTTGAAGCTTGATGAACTGGCTAAGGAATTGAAGGGTTTGGGATATGTACCCACAACAGAAACAGTTCTCTTCGAtatagaagaggaagaaaaagagcATAGCCTTGGTTGTCACAGTGAAAAGTTGGCTATCGCATTTGGTCTTATCAGCACAATGCAAGGGGATGTCATTCGAGTAGTGAAAAACCTTCGAGTTTGTAATGATTGTCATACTGCTATAAAACTCATGTCGAAGATTACAGGCCGAGAAATAGTAGTCAGAGATAATAATAGATTCCATTGTTTTAGAGAAGGGTCATGTTCCTGTAGAGATTATTGGTGACTTTGCATATCTGCTAAGAGCTCACTTTCACATTTTCCTGAGCAATAGGATACAAGAATGACATATCTATGAGTTTGATCATGTGCACCCCAAATATTTCTACTGTGCATGTGACACTTGTTtgtggtgatccaaaccattaaattGGAGGCTACTGtaagatttttttgttttttttttttttttttctttctttcaattttttattttttatttttatttttatatgggtCATCATAGATTACAGTTTttatcaaaaagaagaagaagaagaagaagaaaaataaaagaagctaTGATGCGAGAGTCACAATAATATAATGGCCCTCACACTATGAATGAAGCCGATTTAATCTATTTTCATGAGGAATAGACAAATAGTAAAATACTAGTATAGTTCACTTGATGAacagatatggctgatttttgcctAGGATGATCCTAATGTTAAGGCCAGTCCATTGGATGTGTTGGACCTTTATGTGTAAAGGTTGGAATCTATTAACTTATCTCTTCTTATCATCACCTTGGTGTTGGGAAATCTTCTAGGAGTccaccattatgcatgtgttttttctgctccatttatttattttgtaatattattttagggcatgataccaaaaaatgaggcagatccaaatctggggtggaccatgccacttaaacttgaaacaatggggattaaacgcccatcattgaaaacttcctaactcactgtaatgtttatttgccttacAACCCGTTGATTGATTGATTCGCACATaactaaataaaagtaaaacacaaatatcagctaagtaaaacacaaatatcagcttaatctaaaacttttgtaaactctgtaagttttcaatggtgggtgttcaatcaccaatgtttcttatggtgtggtccacctcattttttttattatcatatattaaaatgatctggaaaaaatggatagacggcatccATAAGCATGGTGGGACCCAGGAGCTTTCCCagcaccggacgcggattgcgtccaacccccaCCCAGACGGGAGgagtcagtggggcccaccatgatgtaagtgttttatccatgccattcatcgcttttctcatatcattttaagtttgatcctaaaaatgaagcaggtccacagctccagaggaccacaccaaaggaaactgcaatgataatgacacccaccgttgaaacccttctaATGGCCccggtgatgttttttttaccatccaacctattcataagttcatgtagacgtggatgaagtggaaaaacaaatatcagcttgatccaaaacttcttcagctctcaagatgtttttaatggtggatgttcaatccacactttgtggtccacttaagacctgtacctggctcattttttggctcataacttaaaatgatctgagaaaaatgatgaacagcgtggataaaatacttacattacggtggtccccacagatcctgcccggacggattacggtCCGGGCGGTGGTAGGACGCCATCCGCGTCCCCCAGCACCTAGGTTGTAGCTAGAAGGTAACTGTCGAATCCCAGTAGGAAACGGTTTCCGCACGCGAGGCTGTGAACAGCGGACGTAGATTTCTTGCACAGGAACTTTCCTCAAAGTGAAGCTAGCCGGTGCCCACTGAGatgattgtgagaaatccactccgtccatcctctttttcAGATAATGTTAAGATATggacccaaaaattaggcagatccaacacttaaatgatccacacgataggaaacagtgggtattgaacaaccactgttgaaacattcatgtgcgcactgaagttttgaatcaggctaatatttttgtgttttcacttcatcccagtaggGTTGAAAGTCCAACGGGTTGGGTTgacttgggttgggttggtgctcaaccctagcccaacacaAGGTTCCTatgcctcaaccctaacccaattcAACCCAACCTCAGTTTGAGAATTATCAACCCAGGCAAGCTCATTTCTAtaatat is a genomic window of Magnolia sinica isolate HGM2019 chromosome 15, MsV1, whole genome shotgun sequence containing:
- the LOC131227905 gene encoding putative pentatricopeptide repeat-containing protein At3g08820, with protein sequence MVYDPTVWRTRLPPISKASDLKKHLLQGCLTFKHLKHLHGCLLRLGIDQDNYLLNIILKSSFNFNNPNHARLIFSSVQEPNIFLWNSMIRGFVSNDCFLEAVEFYSLMRQHGLLPNNFTFPFVLKACARIPDFRLGVKIHTLVLKAGFEWDVFVKTSLVSLYAKCCHLCDAHKLFDEIPFRNVVSWTAIICGYMEDGRFWEAVDMFRRMLEMDLRPDSFTLVRVLSSCSQLGDLKNGEWIHAYIVEKGMERNVFVGTALVDMYAKCGSMEKARSVFSRMEERDVVSWSTMISGYSSNGLPKEALDLFFQMQDKHVRPDCFTMVAVLSACARLGALDLGNWASSLINKNEFMSNPVLGTALIDMYAKCGFMARAWAVFKGMKQRDLVVWNAVINGLGMSGHGKITFGLFNQIQKLGIQPDGNTFIGLLCGCTHAGLVEDGRRYFESMSRVYTLTPRIEHYGCMVDLLGRAGLLDEAHQLIKGMPVEANAVVWGALLGGCRIYRDTHLAEHVLKQLIELEPMNAGNYVLLSNIYAANGQWDDAANLRLVMNRKNIRKTPGCSWIELNGTVHEFLVGDQSHPLSEKIYLKLDELAKELKGLGYVPTTETVLFDIEEEEKEHSLGCHSEKLAIAFGLISTMQGDVIRVVKNLRVCNDCHTAIKLMSKITGREIVVRDNNRFHCFREGSCSCRDYW